In one Pseudomonas sp. SG20056 genomic region, the following are encoded:
- the ada gene encoding bifunctional DNA-binding transcriptional regulator/O6-methylguanine-DNA methyltransferase Ada, which translates to MLDADRCWQAVCDRDPAQDGRFVFAVRSTGIYCRPSCPARRPRRENVSFHSDAEAAAVAGFRPCKRCSPQGQSPAEQLDALVVAACELLNTSEQPLTLEQLAARIGLSASHLTRAFKARTGLTPKAWSEAQRRARLEQQLPTANSVLDAALNAGYSGTRALYQQATALSPAQRSKQAAGEQLRYSIAPCPLGHVLLASSAKGICALLFGDDPAALQSELQQRFAAAELHEDNADLGDSLRQVLAQISEPQRAAQLPLDIRGTAFQQQVWHALQQIPPGQTRNYAELAAQLGSHPRAIARACASNPLGLLVPCHRVIASNGSLSGYRWGLARKAALLKGEADTQAQLPAST; encoded by the coding sequence ATGCTCGATGCCGACCGCTGCTGGCAAGCCGTATGCGACCGTGACCCTGCGCAGGATGGCCGTTTTGTGTTTGCCGTGCGCAGCACCGGCATCTACTGCCGACCCAGTTGCCCGGCGCGGCGGCCCCGGCGGGAGAACGTCAGTTTCCATTCCGATGCTGAGGCAGCTGCAGTCGCCGGCTTTCGCCCATGCAAACGCTGCTCGCCGCAGGGCCAGAGCCCGGCCGAACAACTGGATGCGCTAGTGGTGGCTGCCTGCGAGCTGCTCAACACCAGTGAGCAGCCGCTAACCCTCGAACAGCTGGCAGCGCGCATCGGCCTGTCCGCCTCGCACCTGACGCGCGCCTTCAAGGCGCGTACCGGGCTGACACCCAAAGCCTGGAGCGAGGCGCAACGCCGCGCGCGCCTGGAACAGCAGTTGCCGACAGCAAATAGCGTGCTGGATGCCGCACTGAACGCCGGCTACTCCGGCACCCGCGCGCTGTATCAGCAAGCGACGGCCCTGAGCCCGGCGCAACGCAGTAAACAGGCCGCGGGCGAACAGCTGCGCTACAGCATCGCGCCCTGCCCGCTCGGCCACGTGCTGCTGGCCAGCAGCGCCAAAGGCATCTGCGCGCTGCTGTTTGGCGACGACCCGGCTGCGCTGCAAAGTGAGCTGCAGCAACGCTTTGCAGCCGCCGAGCTGCACGAGGATAACGCCGACCTGGGCGATAGTTTGCGCCAGGTGCTGGCGCAGATCAGCGAACCACAGCGCGCCGCCCAGCTACCGCTGGATATTCGCGGCACGGCCTTTCAGCAGCAGGTGTGGCACGCCCTGCAGCAGATTCCGCCGGGGCAGACGCGTAACTACGCCGAACTGGCCGCGCAACTGGGCAGCCATCCACGCGCCATCGCTCGTGCCTGCGCCAGCAACCCGCTGGGCCTGCTGGTGCCCTGCCACCGGGTAATCGCCAGCAACGGCAGCCTCAGTGGCTACCGCTGGGGCCTGGCGCGCAAGGCGGCGTTGCTGAAGGGCGAAGCCGATACCCAGGCGCAATTGCCCGCCTCAACCTGA
- a CDS encoding acetyl-CoA C-acetyltransferase: protein MTQPRRVAIVGGNRIPFARSNTVYATASNQEMLTSALDGLVERFNLHGERLGEVVAGAVLKHSRDFNLTRECVLGSRLAPETPAYDLQQACGTGLEAALLVANKIALGQIECGIAGGVDTTSDAPIGVNEGLRKILLQANRGKTTGEKIKSLLQIRPRHLAPAIPRNGEPRTGLSMGEHCELMAQTWAIPRDEQDKLAVASHQKLAAAYAEGWHDDLLTPFRGLTRDQNLRADISLEKLATLKPCFERSPRGTMTAANSTPLTDGASLVLLASEEWAKARGLPILAYWKDGEAAAVDFVGAGKEGLLMAPAYAVPRLLARNKLSLQDFDYYEIHEAFAAQVLCTLKAWEDADYCKTRLGLDAPLGSIDRSKMNVKGSSLAAGHPFAATGGRIVANLAKLLSVAQEGRGLISICAAGGQGVTAILEK, encoded by the coding sequence ATGACCCAGCCGCGCCGCGTCGCCATCGTTGGTGGTAACCGTATTCCGTTCGCCCGTTCCAACACCGTGTATGCCACCGCGAGCAACCAGGAGATGCTGACCAGCGCACTGGATGGTCTGGTCGAGCGTTTCAACCTGCATGGCGAGCGTTTGGGAGAGGTGGTGGCCGGTGCGGTACTCAAGCATTCGCGCGATTTCAACCTGACCCGCGAATGCGTGCTCGGCTCGCGTCTGGCCCCGGAAACCCCAGCCTATGATCTGCAGCAGGCCTGCGGCACCGGCCTGGAAGCAGCGCTGCTGGTGGCCAACAAGATCGCCCTCGGGCAGATCGAATGCGGCATCGCCGGTGGCGTCGACACTACCTCGGACGCGCCAATCGGGGTCAACGAAGGGCTGCGCAAGATTCTTCTGCAGGCCAACCGTGGCAAGACCACCGGCGAGAAGATCAAGAGCCTGCTGCAAATTCGCCCACGCCACCTGGCCCCGGCCATTCCGCGCAACGGCGAGCCGCGCACTGGCCTATCCATGGGCGAGCATTGCGAGCTGATGGCGCAGACCTGGGCCATCCCGCGCGATGAGCAAGACAAGCTGGCCGTGGCCAGCCACCAGAAGCTCGCTGCCGCCTATGCCGAAGGCTGGCACGACGACCTGCTGACGCCGTTCCGTGGCCTGACCCGCGACCAGAACTTGCGCGCCGATATCAGCTTGGAAAAACTCGCCACCCTCAAACCCTGCTTCGAGCGCAGCCCGCGCGGCACCATGACCGCCGCCAACTCGACGCCGCTGACCGATGGCGCGTCCCTTGTGCTGCTGGCCAGTGAAGAGTGGGCCAAGGCGCGCGGCCTGCCGATTCTGGCCTACTGGAAGGACGGTGAAGCCGCCGCAGTGGATTTTGTTGGCGCGGGGAAAGAGGGCCTGCTGATGGCCCCGGCCTACGCCGTGCCTCGCCTGCTGGCGCGCAACAAGCTGAGCCTGCAGGACTTCGATTACTACGAAATTCACGAAGCCTTCGCCGCCCAGGTGCTGTGCACCCTCAAGGCCTGGGAAGACGCCGACTACTGCAAGACCCGCCTGGGCCTGGATGCGCCGCTGGGCTCCATCGACCGCAGCAAGATGAACGTCAAGGGTAGTTCCCTGGCGGCTGGTCATCCCTTTGCTGCCACCGGCGGGCGCATCGTCGCCAACCTGGCCAAGCTGCTCTCGGTGGCCCAGGAAGGCCGTGGCTTGATCTCAATTTGCGCCGCCGGCGGTCAAGGTGTGACTGCAATCCTGGAAAAGTAA
- a CDS encoding 3-oxoacyl-ACP reductase, translating into MSDRYLAFANSTSGRRLVSALGLPAPLLLERWMAGRSRPVDGALLLGGEGSLASAVLPFAHKLTDALYAAREGQFELPRWTAEHGPKLKALVFDASHLTRFEQLIELRDFFQPAFKGLGKCPRVVILGRAPESLKDPIAASVQRSLEGFSRSLGKEIRRGGNVQLIYVGKGGEAQLEGALRFFLSPKSAYVSGQVLRLNACSEQVKDWTRPLAGKKALVTGASRGIGAAIAETLARDGAEVVLLDVPPAKDALDALAARLGGRGLALDICADDAAVQLVEALPDGIDIVVHNAGITRDKTLAKMSDAFWNSVINVNLNAPQVLTQALLDAGKLHDNGRVVLIASISGIAGNLGQTNYAVSKAGVIGLAQAWAPALAKRGISINAVAPGFIETQMTAAIPLTIREAGRRMNSMGQGGLPQDVAETVAWFAQPGSGAATAQVLRVCGQSLLGA; encoded by the coding sequence ATGTCCGACCGTTATCTCGCCTTTGCCAACTCCACGTCCGGGCGCCGTCTGGTCAGCGCACTCGGTTTGCCGGCCCCGCTGCTGCTGGAGCGCTGGATGGCTGGGCGCAGCCGGCCGGTGGACGGCGCGCTGCTGCTGGGCGGCGAAGGCAGCCTGGCCAGCGCCGTACTGCCCTTCGCGCACAAGCTGACCGATGCCCTGTACGCAGCCCGCGAAGGTCAGTTCGAGCTGCCGCGCTGGACCGCCGAACACGGCCCGAAACTCAAGGCGCTGGTGTTTGATGCAAGCCACCTGACCCGGTTCGAGCAGTTGATTGAGCTGCGCGACTTCTTCCAGCCGGCTTTCAAGGGCCTGGGCAAATGCCCGCGCGTGGTAATCCTCGGGCGCGCCCCGGAATCGCTGAAAGACCCAATTGCCGCTAGCGTGCAGCGTTCGCTGGAAGGCTTCAGCCGCTCCCTGGGCAAGGAAATCCGCCGTGGCGGCAACGTGCAGCTGATCTACGTCGGCAAGGGTGGCGAAGCGCAGCTGGAAGGCGCGCTGCGCTTCTTTCTCTCGCCAAAAAGCGCCTATGTCTCCGGCCAAGTATTGCGCCTGAACGCCTGCAGCGAACAGGTCAAAGACTGGACCCGCCCACTGGCCGGCAAAAAGGCCCTGGTCACCGGTGCCTCGCGTGGCATCGGTGCGGCTATCGCCGAAACCCTGGCCCGCGACGGCGCCGAGGTGGTGCTGCTGGACGTACCGCCGGCCAAGGATGCCCTCGATGCTCTGGCTGCGCGCCTCGGTGGACGCGGCCTGGCCCTGGACATCTGCGCCGATGATGCCGCCGTACAGCTGGTCGAAGCACTGCCGGACGGCATCGACATTGTTGTACACAACGCCGGCATCACCCGCGACAAGACCCTGGCGAAGATGAGCGATGCATTCTGGAACTCGGTGATCAACGTCAACCTGAATGCCCCACAAGTGCTGACCCAGGCCCTGCTGGACGCCGGCAAGCTGCACGACAACGGCCGCGTGGTGCTGATCGCCTCGATCAGCGGCATCGCCGGCAATCTGGGCCAGACCAACTACGCAGTCAGCAAGGCCGGGGTGATCGGCCTGGCGCAGGCCTGGGCACCGGCCCTGGCCAAGCGCGGCATCAGCATCAACGCCGTGGCACCCGGTTTTATCGAAACCCAGATGACCGCCGCCATCCCACTGACCATCCGCGAAGCCGGCCGACGGATGAACTCCATGGGCCAGGGCGGTTTACCGCAGGACGTCGCCGAAACCGTGGCC